The genomic DNA AAGAGCAGGACGGCCAGCAGGATGTTCATGGCCGGCCCCGCGGCGATGATGGCCGCCCGGGTGCCGATGGGCTGGTCCAGGAAGCGCTCCCGGGCCGGGATGGCCGCCCAGTCCTCCTCCCCGGGGTGCATGCCCGCCATGCGGACGAAGCCCCCCAGGGGCACGGCCCGCAGGGAGTACATGGTGGGCCCCCGGCGCGTGGACAGGACCCGGGGCCCGAAGCCCAGGGCGAACTCGTGGACCCGCACGCCGGCGCGCCGGGCCATGAGGAAGTGGCCCAGCTCGTGGATCAATATGAGCATTCCGAAAACCACGACGGTAGCGACTACCGTGACCAGTCCCGTCATCGAGGGACTCCTTCCTGGGCGGACAGCAGTTGATCAGCGTATTCCCTGGCCCACCGGTCGGCCGCCAGGATCCCGTCCAGGTCCGCCGCCGGCCCCACCCGGTGGGCGGCCATGACGGCTTCCACGATGCGGGGGATGTCGAGAAAACCCGCCTTGCCCCCAAGGAAGGCCTCCACGGCCACCTCGTTGGCGGCGTTGAGCACCGCCGGCATGGTGCCGCCCGCCCGGGCGGCGTCGTAGGCCAGCCCCAAGGCGGGAAAGGTCTCGTGGTCCGGCAGGGCGAAGTTCAGGGACCCTACACCCGCCAGGTCCAGTCTGGGGACGGGGCTGGTCCACCGCTCGGGATAGCTCAGGCTGTACTGAATTGCATGGCGCATGTCCGGCTCGGCCATGTGGGCCAGTATGCCGCCGTCCACCGTTTCCACCAGGGAGTGCACTATGCTTTCGGGGTGGATGAGGACATCGATCTGCTCCGGCGACAGGTCGAACAGGTGCATGGCCTCGATGACCTCAAGCCCCTTGTTCATTAGTGTAGCCGAATCGATGGTAATCTTGGCACCCATGGACCAGGTGGGGTGCCGCAGGGCCTGATCCGGGGTCACGTGGCGCAGTTCCTCCCGGCGGCGGCCGAAAAAGGGCCCGCCCGAGGCCGTCAGGACCACCCGCCGCAGGTGGCGCCGGTCGATTCCCTGCAGGCACTGGAACAAGGCGTTGTGCTCGCTGTCCACCGGCAGCAGGGGGGCGCCGGAGCGGCGGACCGCCTCCATGAACACGGGCCCGGCGGCCACCAGGGCCTCCTTGTTGGCCAAGGCCACCGTCTTGCCCGCCTCCACGGCGGCCAGGGCCGCCGGGAGGCCGGCGCTGCCGGAAATGGCCGCCACCACCGTGTCCACCTGGTCCATCCGGGCGATGGCCGTCAGGGCCTCGGGGCCGGCCCAGCATTGGACGCCCAGGTCGTTGAAGCGGCTCTGCCAGCGGGCGGCCGCCTCCTCATCGGCCAGGGCCACCACCAAAGGCCGGTGCTGTTCCGCCTGCCGGTAAAGGGTGCCGGCATCCTGGCGGGCCGCCAGGGCCTTCACGCGAAAGCGCCGGGGATGGGCGGCCACCACGGCCAGGGTGCTGCGGCCGATGGAGCCGGTGGAGCCCAGGACGGCGATGTTTTTTACAGAGGAGTCGTTGTGTGCCGGGGCCATTACCCGTCACCCCCTTCACCGTTCGGCGGAGATGATGCGGGCTTCGGCCATGACCTTGAGGACAACCGCCACCAGGGGTCCCAGGATCAAGCCCGCCGGGCCCACCAGGCGCGCCCCGATGTAGATGGAAATCAACGCCACCAAGGGGTGGATGCCCATGCGGTCACCGATGATCTGGGCCTGGAGGACGGTGCGCAGGCCTACCATGATGCCGTACAGCAAGGCCAGCAGCAGGCCGAAGGTGAAATTGCCGAACACCAGGTTGTAGATGATCCACGGGATGAAGATAAGGCCCGGTCCCAAAACGGGAATGAGATCCAGCAGGCCCGACAGGATGCCCAGCAGCAGGGCATAGGGCGAGCCCAGGATCGCCAGGCCCAAAATGGTGATCAAGGTGGTGGCCAGGACCAGCAGGGCCATGGCATAGAGGAAGCCCACCGTAGAAGTCATGAGCTGCCGGGCCACGTCGGCCACCGTCTCGCGCCAAGGGGGCGGGACGAGGGCCAGGGCCCCCTTCCCCACCACGTCTCTGTCCTTGCTGATCATAAAGGTAGCAATGGCCATTACTACTAAGACTATCAAAATATTGGGCACATCGACCAAAGCAATGCGCTGCAGGGTGGTCAGCCAGCGGCCGGTGTGGAGTTCCAGCCAGGCCCGGGCCTGATCCAGCCACTGGGTCTGCTGCTCCTCGATGATGCTCTGCACTTCGGCGGGCAGACCGGCGCGCCAGCGGCCGAACTCCTCCACCAAGGCCGCCAGCATCTCCTGGGCCTTCACATACAGGTCGGGGATGCCCTGCTGCAGGCGGGACAGTTCCACCACCAGGCTGGCCACGCCGAAGAAGAGCAGGGCCACAGTGATGAGGGCGCCCACCACCAGGACGATGCCCACGGCCCAGCCCCGGCCCAGCCGCAGGCGCCGCTGGAGGAAGCCCACCAGGGGCTCGATGAAGATGGTCAGGAAGGCCGCCAGGACGAAGGGCAGGACGTAGGGCAGGACGTAGCGGAACAGCAGGTATGTTATTGCCAGGGCCACCACCACGGGCCCGTACATGCGGATCAAGGCGCGCATGCTGGTCACGTCCAGTCTTCAAATAGGCAGCCAAGCCAACAGGTAATACGCCGCCGGCACGGCCAGGAGAAGCCCGTCGAACCGGTCCAGGATGCCGCCGTGGCCGGGGATGAGAGCGCCGGAATCCTTCACCTGGGCGCTCCGCTTCAAGGCCGATTCCCACAAGTCGCCCAGCTGGCCCACCACGCCCACCACCAGCCCCGCCAGGGCCGCCGCCGGCCAGGCCTTGCCCGTCCACCGGTACAGGAGCAGGGCCGTCACCAGGGAGCACAGGAGGCCCGCCACTGCCCCTTCCACCGTCTTCTTGGGGCTCAAGTGGGGCGCCAGGGGAGTGCGGCCCCATTGACGCCCGGCGAAATAGGCGGCCGTATCCCCCGCCCATACTACCGCCACCGCCCACATGATGGGGCCCGGCGACCACGGCACCCCCGGCAGGACGTCCCCCAGCCGGCGCAGGGCCGGCCAGTGGGCCAGGGCGAAGCCGATGTACAGCCAGCC from Sphingobacteriaceae bacterium includes the following:
- a CDS encoding 1-deoxy-D-xylulose-5-phosphate reductoisomerase is translated as MAPAHNDSSVKNIAVLGSTGSIGRSTLAVVAAHPRRFRVKALAARQDAGTLYRQAEQHRPLVVALADEEAAARWQSRFNDLGVQCWAGPEALTAIARMDQVDTVVAAISGSAGLPAALAAVEAGKTVALANKEALVAAGPVFMEAVRRSGAPLLPVDSEHNALFQCLQGIDRRHLRRVVLTASGGPFFGRRREELRHVTPDQALRHPTWSMGAKITIDSATLMNKGLEVIEAMHLFDLSPEQIDVLIHPESIVHSLVETVDGGILAHMAEPDMRHAIQYSLSYPERWTSPVPRLDLAGVGSLNFALPDHETFPALGLAYDAARAGGTMPAVLNAANEVAVEAFLGGKAGFLDIPRIVEAVMAAHRVGPAADLDGILAADRWAREYADQLLSAQEGVPR
- the ytvI gene encoding sporulation integral membrane protein YtvI; the encoded protein is MRALIRMYGPVVVALAITYLLFRYVLPYVLPFVLAAFLTIFIEPLVGFLQRRLRLGRGWAVGIVLVVGALITVALLFFGVASLVVELSRLQQGIPDLYVKAQEMLAALVEEFGRWRAGLPAEVQSIIEEQQTQWLDQARAWLELHTGRWLTTLQRIALVDVPNILIVLVVMAIATFMISKDRDVVGKGALALVPPPWRETVADVARQLMTSTVGFLYAMALLVLATTLITILGLAILGSPYALLLGILSGLLDLIPVLGPGLIFIPWIIYNLVFGNFTFGLLLALLYGIMVGLRTVLQAQIIGDRMGIHPLVALISIYIGARLVGPAGLILGPLVAVVLKVMAEARIISAER
- a CDS encoding phosphatidate cytidylyltransferase; translated protein: MLKWRVASAAAGLPLVVAGLWLGGWPLTALVGVLAALGGLEWWRLVEGLLGYAASALARRLFFIGLIVIIAISSLASGAGDGETALPPSAPLAWAALTIALGFFVYALLWTLAAVFKKGGLPFAEGAALIAGWLYIGFALAHWPALRRLGDVLPGVPWSPGPIMWAVAVVWAGDTAAYFAGRQWGRTPLAPHLSPKKTVEGAVAGLLCSLVTALLLYRWTGKAWPAAALAGLVVGVVGQLGDLWESALKRSAQVKDSGALIPGHGGILDRFDGLLLAVPAAYYLLAWLPI